One segment of Scleropages formosus chromosome 23, fSclFor1.1, whole genome shotgun sequence DNA contains the following:
- the sfpq gene encoding splicing factor, proline- and glutamine-rich, giving the protein MSRDRFRNRGGFQRSRGGGGMRGGMGNPNFRSQNQHPFQNRGPQAGMNHGPPMSQGPPPKPATPQPPPVVAQAGVPTTTTQPPPPQANKSPTQTVPAVQPSPKLHSPPPKPGLSSPQVNKNQANAGLGNGQKPVQNKAPPAQDRERRDAKDEEASEQQQSESKATLSLLRKPGEKTYTQRCRLFIGNLPNDITEEEFMKLFSKYGEPSEIFINKNKGFGFIRLESRALAEIAKAELDDVPMKGRQLRVRFATHSAALSVRNLSPYVSNELLEEAFSQFGQVERAVVIVDDRGRSLGKGIVEFASKPAARKAMERCNEGVFLLTSSPRPVVVEPLEQFDDEDGLPEKLAQKNPMYQKEREQPPRFARPGTFEFEYSQRWKSLDEMEKQQRQQVEKNIREAREKLESEMEDAYHEHQANMLRQDLLRRQEELRRMEELHSQEMQKRKEMQLRQEEERRRREEEMLRQREMEEQMRRQREESYRMGGYMDSRDREMRLGGGGAMGMSDMPFGSPSQKFPMGGMGFEGHQAMGASTAGSMGGAMMPNEMRNERFPQGGPGGPRGMGPGTQGFGRVREEFDGPAKKPRF; this is encoded by the exons ATGTCCCGGGACAGATTCAGGAATCGCGGCGGATTTCAACGCAGCAGAGGCGGCGGAGGGATGCGAGGCGGAATGGGCAACCCAAATTTCAGAAGTCAGAACCAGCATCCCTTCCAGAATCGAGGCCCGCAGGCCGGAATGAACCACGGTCCGCCCATGAGCCAAGGTCCTCCGCCGAAACCCGCGACGCCTCAGCCTCCGCCAGTCGTGGCCCAGGCCGGAGTCCCGACGACCACGACCCAGCCGCCTCCCCCGCAGGCGAACAAGTCCCCGACACAGACAGTCCCGGCGGTGCAGCCGAGCCCGAAGCTGCACTCCCCGCCGCCTAAACCGGGCCTGTCGTCGCCGCAGGTCAATAAGAACCAGGCGAACGCGGGGCTCGGGAACGGACAGAAGCCCGTGCAGAACAAGGCGCCTCCGGCCCAGGACCGGGAGAGACGGGACGCGAAGGACGAGGAAGCGAGCGAGCAGCAGCAGTCG GAATCAAAGGCAACGCTCTCTTTGCTGCGGAAGCCCGGAGAGAAGACGTACACACAGCGCTGCAGGCTCTTCATTGGAAATCTGCCCAACGACATCACAGAGGAGGAGTTCATGAAGCTGTTTTCAAAGTATGGGGAGCCCAGTGAAATCTTTATCAACAAGAACAAAGGCTTCGGCTTCATCCGTCTG GAGTCCCGTGCACTGGCTGAGATTGCCAAGGCGGAGCTGGATGACGTGCCTATGAAAGGCCGTCAGCTCCGTGTGCGTTTCGCCACACACTCTGCTGCGCTGTCAGTCCGCAACCTGTCCCCCTACGTTTCCAATGAGCTGCTGGAAGAGGCCTTTTCACAGTTCGGTCAAGTCGAGAGGGCTGTGGTCATAGTAGATGATCGAGGCCGCTCCCTGGGGAAAGGAATTGTGGAATTCGCCTCAAAACCTGCTGCCCGAAAGGCCATGGAACGCTGCAATGAAGGGGTGTTCCTGCTCACCTC GTCTCCTCGGCCTGTTGTAGTGGAGCCTCTAGAACAGTTTGATGATGAGGATGGTCTGCCAGAGAAGCTGGCACAGAAGAATCCAATGTACCAAAA GGAGCGCGAGCAGCCTCCTCGCTTCGCCCGCCCTGGCACCTTTGAGTTTGAGTATTCCCAGCGCTGGAAGTCACTCGATGAGATGGAGaagcagcagaggcagcaggtggagaaGAACATCCGTGAAGCACGAGAGAAGTTGGAAAGCGAGATGGAGGATGCCTACCACGAGCACCAGGCCAACATGCTCCGACAGG ACTTGCTTAGGCGACAGGAGGAGCTGCGTCGCATGGAGGAGCTCCACAGCCAGGAGATGCAGAAGCGCAAGGAAATGCAGCTCAG ACAAGAGGAGGAGCGCCGCCGACGTGAAGAGGAGATGCTCCGTCAGAGAGAAATGGAAGAACAGATGCGACGGCAACGGGAGGAATCGTATCGCATGGGTGGTTACATGGACAGC AGGGACCGTGAGATGAggctgggtgggggtggagctATGGGCATGTCAG ACATGCCCTTTGGATCACCCAGTCAGAAATTCCCCATGGGCGGCATGGGTTTTGAGGGACACCAGGCTATGGGGGCATCCACGGCAGGCAGCATGGGTGGTGCCATGATGCCCAACGAAATG CGCAATGAGCGATTCCCTCAGGGTGGCCCTGGAGGTCCCCGTGGGATGGGACCCGGGACCCAAGGGTTTGGCCGAGTGCGCGAGGAATTTGACGGGCCTGCCAAGAAGCCCCGTTTCTAA